Proteins encoded together in one Salvelinus namaycush isolate Seneca chromosome 26, SaNama_1.0, whole genome shotgun sequence window:
- the LOC120021322 gene encoding protein phosphatase PTC7 homolog, with translation MLSVLSYGRLVARAVLGGLSQTDGRDYSLVTASCGFGKDFRKGILKKGMCYGDDACFIARHRSADVLGVADGVGGWRDYGVDPSQFSATLMRTCERLVKEGRFTPSSPVGILTSGYYELLQNKVPLLGSSTACIVVLDRRSHQLHTCNLGDSGFLVVRGGEVVHRSDEQQHYFNTPFQLSIAPPGAEGVVLSDSPEAADSSSFDVQLGDIILTASDGLFDNMPDYMILQALKKLKSTNYDSIQQTAQSIAKQAHELAYDPNYMSPFAQFACDNGLNVRGGKPDDITVLLSIVAEYTD, from the exons ATGTTATCCGTACTCTCCTATGGAAGATTGGTTGCGAGGGCTGTCCTTGGCGGACTCTCTCAAACTGATGGTCGGGACTACAGCCTGGTCACAGCTAGTTGTGGGTTTGGGAAAGACTTTCGTAAGGGGATATTGAAGAAAGGGATGTGCTACGGGGATGACGCTTGTTTCATTGCCCGGCATAGGTCCGCCGATGTATTGG GTGTGGCGGATGGTGTAGGTGGATGGAGGGACTACGGGGTGGACCCGTCCCAGTTCTCTGCCACCCTGATGAGGACGTGTGAGCGGCTGGTGAAGGAGGGCCGCTTCACCCCCAGCAGCCCTGTGGGGATCCTCACGTCAGGCTACTATGAGCTTCTACAGAACAAAGTACCCCTGCTAG GGAGCAGCACAGCCTGTATTGTGGTTTTGGACCGACGGAGCCATCAACTGCACACGTGTAATCTAGGTGACTCTGGTTTCCTGGTGGTGCGAGGGGGAGAAGTGGTGCACCGCTCGGATGAACAGCAGCACTACTTCAACACCCCTTTTCAGCTGTCCATTGCTCCCCCAGGTGCAGagggagtggtactcagtgacag CCCTGAGGCCGCTGACAGCTCCTCCTTCGACGTCCAGTTGGGTGACATCATCCTGACTGCCTCGGATGGCCTCTTCGACAACATGCCCGACTACATGATCCTGCAAGCGCTCAAAAAGCTCAAG AGTACCAACTATGACAGCATCCAGCAGACCGCACAGAGCATTGCAAAGCAAGCCCATGAACTGGCCTATGACCCCAACTACATGTCCCCTTTTGCTCAGTTTGCCTGTGACAATGGTCTGAATGTAAGAG GGGGGAAGCCTGATGACATCACGGTGCTGCTGTCCATTGTGGCAGAATACACAGACTAA
- the LOC120021378 gene encoding FHA domain-containing protein FhaA-like codes for MGKLCELALVSLALLVLLHTDSTWAKRSGSSSSKKTSSSNRGSEKKPSKTSNTQTGSYPRQPQSPNRNPNPYPAGGTYPGRGTNQNQNPAGGYPAAGGNPNQQYPGRGTNQGGYPNQNPAAGGYPAAGGYPNQQYPGRANPGGYPNQNPAAGGYPAAGGYPAAGGYPNQQYPGRANPGGYPNQNPAAGGYPAAGGYPAAGGYPNQQYPGRANPGGYPNQNPAAGGYPAAGGYPAAGGYPNQNPGRGGVNPGYPAGGYPAGGYPVRGGNTGWGQAGGHPGGGMGGGYQPNWNPNNKILSPRYGGGYGYGGGHGGMGGGSPFSRSVQGMGQYPSTQSKGFAKKAFMAAGVGAVAGMAVGYGLGRFPRPHFNFRNPQEEQSYNNYMYRKYGERSTDENDYGRDYTYKVPPRAESYDSFMDTCMKRNDLLQDQGRDSQATPNNQKNNPQGANSQSMPITPEVGNSSPASNQEGTDKVKPLTPGEIAGEFKEEVDGPTVSIEEIGYPALVEQLKNRKCVELYINQSERFLEKQTAERSSSNNNNNNKNLNSRSNPLGQGLVQLITSLLMVLSSTLLLH; via the coding sequence ATGGGAAAGCTGTGTGAGCTGGCCCTGGTGTCTCTTGCCCTCCTGGTTCTGCTTCATACTGACTCTACATGGGCCAAGAgaagtggcagcagcagcagcaaaaaGACATCATCCAGCAACAGGGGCTCAGAAAAAAAGCCGTCGAAAACATCAAACACACAGACGGGAAGCTACCCTAGACAACCCCAAAGCCCCAATAGGAACCCCAACCCGTACCCAGCAGGAGGTACTTATCCAGGGAGAGGTACCAATCAGAACCAGAACCCAGCCGGTGGATACCCTGCAGCAGGTGGAAACCCCAACCAGCAGTATCCAGGCCGGGGAACCAACCAAGGAGGATATCCTAACCAAAACCCTGCTGCTGGTGGCTATCCTGCTGCAGGTGGCTACCCCAACCAGCAGTATCCAGGCAGAGCCAATCCTGGGGGATATCCAAACCAGAACCCTGCAGCTGGAGGTTACCCAGCCGCTGGTGGCTATCCTGCAGCAGGTGGCTATCCCAACCAGCAGTATCCAGGCAGAGCCAATCCTGGGGGATATCCAAACCAGAACCCTGCAGCTGGAGGTTACCCAGCCGCTGGTGGCTATCCTGCAGCAGGTGGCTATCCCAACCAGCAGTATCCAGGCCGGGCAAATCCTGGGGGATATCCAAACCAGAACCCAGCAGCTGGAGGTTACCCCGCCGCAGGTGGTTATCCTGCAGCAGGAGGCTACCCCAACCAGAacccagggagaggaggagtaaATCCGGGATACCCAGCCGGAGGTTACCCTGCTGGAGGTTACCCAGTAagagggggaaatactggctggGGGCAGGCAGGGGGCCACCCtggtggagggatgggaggaggttacCAACCCAACTGGAACCCAAACAATAAGATCCTCAGTCCCCGCTATGGTGGAGGCTATGGTTATGGAGGTGGGCACGGAGGTATGGGAGGTGGCTCTCCCTTCTCACGCTCAGTTCAGGGAATGGGGCAGTACCCCTCTACTCAGTCCAAGGGGTTTGCTAAGAAggcttttatggctgcaggggttGGGGCCGTGGCAGGTATGGCGGTTGGCTACGGCCTTGGGCGTTTCCCTCGTCCACACTTCAACTTCCGCAACCCTCAGGAAGAGCAGTCCTACAACAACTACATGTACAGAAAATACGGCGAACGCTCCACAGACGAAAACGACTATGGCCGGGACTACACCTACAAAGTACCTCCGCGGGCAGAGTCCTACGACAGCTTCATGGATACCTGCATGAAGAGGAATGACCTTCTGCAGGACCAGGGCAGAGACTCCCAGGCCACACCTAACAACCAGAAGAACAACCCTCAGGGAGCCAACAGCCAGAGCATGCCCATCACTCCTGAGGTGGGGAACAGCAGTCCAGCTAGCAACCAGGAGGGAACAGACAAAGTGAAGCCTCTCACCCCTGGCGAGATAGCTGGAGAGTTTAAGGAAGAGGTTGACGGCCCCACAGTGAGCATTGAAGAGATTGGTTACCCTGCATTGGTGGAGCAGCTGAAGAACCGGAAGTGTGTGGAGCTGTACATAAACCAATCGGAGCGCTTCTTGGAGAAGCAGACAGCTGAacgcagcagcagcaacaacaacaacaacaacaaaaatctgaACAGTCGCAGTAACCCCCTTGGCCAGGGGCTGGTACAGCTGATAACCAGTCTCCTCATGGTCCTTAGCAGCACTCTTCTACTGCACTGA